A single Streptomyces sannanensis DNA region contains:
- a CDS encoding VOC family protein — translation MLAAVDHVQLAAPEGSEDALRAYYVDVLGMTEIPKPPVLAARGGCWFAAGTVQLHLGIEDDFRPAKKAHPGLRVTDIEAYAARPESKGATVVRDHNLPGHRRFYSEDPVGNRLEFLEPTS, via the coding sequence ATGCTCGCCGCCGTCGACCACGTCCAACTCGCCGCCCCAGAGGGCTCCGAGGACGCCCTCCGCGCGTACTACGTGGACGTCCTCGGCATGACCGAGATCCCCAAGCCCCCGGTCCTGGCCGCCCGCGGCGGCTGCTGGTTCGCGGCCGGTACGGTCCAGCTCCACCTGGGCATCGAGGACGACTTCCGCCCCGCGAAGAAGGCCCACCCGGGCCTGCGGGTCACGGACATCGAGGCATACGCGGCCCGCCCGGAGTCCAAGGGCGCCACGGTGGTCCGGGACCACAACCTCCCGGGCCACCGCCGCTTCTACTCCGAGGACCCGGTGGGCAACCGCCTGGAGTTCCTGGAACCGACGAGCTGA
- a CDS encoding response regulator transcription factor, with amino-acid sequence MGVSVVRIRVLVVDDHRIFAESLAAALAAEPDVDVAAAGSGPAALRCLERGAAEGRRFDVMLVDADLGATAVAAARATPAPAAVPVPADGSEDVSQALDFSPTLGFARAGGPPYAGGTPTVDGISLVAGVRSAQPTVRTVVLAEKDDPRRAALALQAGASGWVAKDCSLQRLLAVIRGVLRDETHLPPALLTGVLRELTAARRHRTESERLVESLTPREREVLRCMVAGLGRKAVAERLFLSPHTVRTHMQNVLGKLDVHSTLAAVALARRAGVGPVDLAGDVVERGGQPA; translated from the coding sequence ATGGGGGTGTCTGTGGTTCGTATCCGGGTTCTGGTGGTGGACGATCATCGCATCTTCGCCGAGTCGCTCGCCGCGGCTCTGGCGGCCGAGCCCGACGTCGACGTGGCCGCGGCGGGCAGCGGGCCGGCCGCGCTGCGCTGCCTGGAGCGCGGAGCCGCCGAGGGGCGCAGATTCGACGTGATGCTGGTGGACGCCGACCTCGGCGCGACGGCCGTGGCCGCGGCGCGTGCCACCCCGGCGCCGGCCGCCGTTCCGGTTCCCGCCGACGGCAGCGAGGACGTCTCCCAGGCTCTCGACTTCTCCCCCACTCTCGGCTTCGCTCGAGCGGGGGGACCCCCCTACGCAGGGGGGACCCCCACGGTGGACGGAATCTCCCTGGTGGCAGGGGTGCGTTCCGCCCAGCCCACGGTCCGTACGGTCGTACTCGCCGAGAAGGACGACCCGCGCCGGGCCGCCCTCGCGCTCCAGGCCGGGGCGTCCGGCTGGGTCGCCAAGGACTGCTCCCTGCAGCGGCTGCTCGCGGTCATCCGGGGTGTGCTCCGCGACGAGACGCATCTGCCGCCGGCCCTGCTCACCGGCGTACTGCGCGAGCTGACCGCGGCCCGCAGGCACCGCACCGAGAGCGAGCGACTGGTGGAGTCGCTGACCCCGCGCGAGCGCGAGGTGCTGCGCTGCATGGTGGCCGGACTGGGCCGCAAGGCGGTCGCCGAGCGGCTGTTCCTCTCCCCGCACACGGTCCGTACGCATATGCAGAACGTCCTCGGCAAGCTCGACGTGCACTCCACGCTGGCCGCGGTGGCGCTGGCCCGCAGGGCCGGAGTCGGCCCGGTCGACCTAGCCGGGGATGTTGTCGAACGGGGCGGTCAGCCGGCGTAG
- a CDS encoding Uma2 family endonuclease, producing MTALAHEVIPVTDDKPVSELDEFLWQTWKALELPEGYRAEIIEGAIEVSPTGRRRHGVVINRLRRALDAHLADSDYAAYQDINVIHRRKSWIPDLFVAPLDLDEIPDEEDLGVEAVGVAKVIEVVSPGSGNIERDRVRKRREYARAGIPVYVIIDDFDAEGAVLVLTAPNPKKATYEDEHRVPYGTDAVIPSGPAKGFAIGDAITRA from the coding sequence ATGACCGCTCTCGCGCATGAGGTGATCCCGGTGACGGATGACAAGCCGGTCTCCGAACTTGACGAGTTCCTGTGGCAGACGTGGAAGGCCCTGGAGCTCCCCGAGGGCTACCGCGCCGAGATCATCGAGGGAGCCATCGAAGTGTCGCCGACCGGTCGTCGCCGCCATGGCGTGGTCATCAACCGTCTCCGCCGGGCGCTGGACGCCCATCTGGCCGACAGTGACTACGCGGCTTACCAGGACATCAACGTCATTCACCGCCGCAAGTCCTGGATTCCGGACCTCTTTGTCGCGCCGCTCGACCTGGACGAGATCCCCGATGAGGAGGACCTCGGCGTCGAAGCCGTAGGCGTTGCCAAGGTCATCGAGGTCGTTTCGCCCGGCTCCGGGAACATCGAGCGCGACCGGGTCCGCAAGCGTCGCGAATACGCCCGCGCGGGCATCCCGGTATACGTGATCATCGACGACTTCGACGCGGAGGGCGCCGTCCTCGTGCTGACTGCTCCCAACCCCAAGAAGGCGACGTACGAGGACGAGCACCGGGTGCCGTACGGCACCGACGCAGTCATCCCCTCCGGCCCCGCCAAGGGTTTCGCGATCGGCGACGCGATTACTCGTGCCTGA
- a CDS encoding nucleoside/nucleotide kinase family protein, with protein sequence MTAALLEDAVALAKEAAPRAILGLTGPPAAGKSTLATHLVDEVNRRLGPDTAAYLPMDGFHLSNLQLQRMGRQNRKGAPDTFDVHGYVALLHRVTGVVEHDIYVPSYDRTLHEPIAARLVVAPETKLVITEGNYLASDESVWREVRKFLRALWYIETADEVRESRLAERQITGGRNHDEAWAWVESNDRPNGEVVKKTRDNCTRVVVPGTITPAP encoded by the coding sequence ATGACAGCTGCATTGCTTGAGGACGCGGTCGCGCTCGCCAAGGAAGCCGCACCCAGGGCCATACTCGGCCTGACCGGCCCTCCCGCCGCCGGCAAGTCCACGCTCGCCACGCACCTGGTCGATGAGGTCAACCGCCGTCTCGGGCCCGACACGGCGGCGTACCTGCCCATGGACGGGTTCCATCTCTCCAACCTTCAACTGCAGCGGATGGGGAGGCAAAACCGCAAAGGCGCGCCCGACACCTTCGACGTGCACGGGTACGTGGCACTTCTGCACCGGGTGACTGGTGTGGTCGAGCACGACATCTACGTGCCCAGCTACGACCGCACCCTTCACGAGCCCATCGCCGCGAGGCTGGTGGTCGCTCCCGAGACCAAGCTCGTCATCACCGAGGGCAACTACCTGGCCAGCGATGAGTCGGTGTGGCGGGAAGTCCGCAAGTTCCTTCGTGCACTCTGGTACATCGAGACCGCCGATGAAGTACGGGAGAGCCGTTTGGCCGAGCGGCAGATCACCGGCGGGCGGAACCACGACGAGGCATGGGCGTGGGTCGAGAGCAATGACCGCCCGAATGGCGAGGTCGTGAAGAAGACCCGCGACAACTGCACCCGCGTGGTCGTTCCGGGGACCATCACCCCGGCGCCTTGA
- a CDS encoding DUF397 domain-containing protein: MTDRVSTRVEMPAATAWRKSSYSGGEGNECVEVARVEDMVAVRDSMNPQGPVIVLPICVFTSFLDEVCAVGSRSL; the protein is encoded by the coding sequence ATGACTGATCGCGTATCCACTCGGGTGGAGATGCCAGCCGCCACTGCCTGGCGCAAGAGCAGTTACAGCGGCGGCGAAGGCAACGAGTGCGTCGAGGTCGCGCGTGTGGAGGACATGGTTGCCGTGCGCGACTCCATGAACCCGCAGGGGCCCGTGATAGTCCTGCCCATATGTGTGTTCACGTCGTTCCTGGACGAAGTTTGCGCCGTCGGTTCTCGCAGCCTGTAG
- a CDS encoding PfkB family carbohydrate kinase has translation MPRSLFVGLCTLDVIQLVEHVPGPNEKVTALAQTIAAGGPAANAAAAFSHLGGRATLLTGIGGHPLAAGITADLGALGVHIIDLNPDAAEPPTVSSILVTDSTGERAVASVNATGIDLEPPQDLEELLEGVDSVEFDGHHMALAIHVAETARNAGVPTVFDGGSWKPGTEKLLPLIDVAVCSADFRPPGASSHEDVLRYLLASGVPRAAVSRGDAPILWTGPEGTGSVAVPQVEVADTLGAGDILHGALTYYLGLPFPEVLARAAEVATLACASFGTRTWMVKAPG, from the coding sequence GTGCCTAGGTCGCTCTTCGTCGGCCTGTGCACCCTGGATGTCATTCAGCTCGTGGAGCACGTGCCGGGCCCGAACGAAAAGGTGACCGCACTGGCGCAGACCATTGCGGCAGGCGGTCCGGCAGCGAACGCCGCCGCGGCATTCAGCCATCTGGGTGGGCGGGCCACGCTGCTGACCGGCATCGGCGGGCATCCTCTGGCCGCGGGCATCACGGCTGACCTGGGCGCTCTAGGCGTCCACATCATCGACCTCAACCCGGACGCCGCCGAGCCGCCAACGGTCTCCAGCATCCTGGTGACGGACTCGACAGGGGAACGCGCGGTTGCATCCGTCAACGCAACGGGAATCGACCTCGAACCGCCACAAGACCTGGAAGAACTCCTTGAAGGCGTCGACTCCGTCGAGTTCGACGGACACCACATGGCCCTTGCGATCCATGTGGCCGAAACGGCCCGGAATGCTGGCGTGCCCACGGTGTTCGACGGCGGCAGCTGGAAACCGGGCACGGAGAAGCTGCTACCGCTCATCGATGTCGCCGTCTGCTCGGCCGATTTCCGCCCGCCAGGCGCGAGCAGCCACGAAGACGTTCTCCGCTACCTGCTGGCCTCCGGAGTCCCCCGGGCAGCCGTCAGCCGGGGCGATGCCCCGATCCTGTGGACCGGGCCCGAAGGAACGGGGTCGGTCGCCGTGCCGCAGGTCGAGGTGGCGGACACGCTGGGCGCGGGTGACATCCTGCACGGCGCCCTCACCTACTATCTGGGCCTGCCGTTCCCCGAGGTCCTCGCCCGTGCGGCCGAGGTGGCCACCCTGGCCTGCGCGTCCTTCGGAACCAGGACCTGGATGGTCAAGGCGCCGGGGTGA
- a CDS encoding helix-turn-helix transcriptional regulator encodes MTATLTGPAGRMQIARGLVALRERCGLTQVQVAQRAGVSKATVSRYEMWQDRARIRWATVKAIADACDASAEERDALVQVARSQADGWWVGNSAVPEWMDPLVSFEQEAEYEHVYANTVIPGLLQTREYALAIHQAREVRSPGDVIERMVDARMQRQGIFKREPPLHLWAVLDEAVLRRTVGSPAVMEEQLRHLHDVTQSPTVDIQILPFSAGAHAAGAGHFVILGRDDERNPLNSMAVVYIEMRRRGLYLDDGDDVGAYKLTFDYLRSQAADTSASLRLLAKARQELSHD; translated from the coding sequence ATGACGGCCACGCTGACAGGACCGGCCGGCCGTATGCAGATCGCACGAGGGCTCGTGGCGCTGCGGGAACGCTGCGGTCTCACGCAGGTGCAAGTCGCCCAACGGGCTGGGGTCAGCAAGGCGACCGTGAGCCGGTACGAGATGTGGCAGGACCGGGCGCGTATCCGCTGGGCCACGGTGAAGGCCATCGCGGACGCCTGCGACGCGTCCGCGGAGGAGCGGGACGCTCTCGTCCAGGTGGCCAGATCACAGGCCGACGGCTGGTGGGTCGGCAACAGTGCGGTGCCGGAGTGGATGGATCCTTTGGTCTCCTTCGAGCAGGAGGCCGAGTACGAGCACGTCTACGCGAACACGGTGATCCCTGGCTTGCTGCAGACCCGGGAGTACGCGCTGGCGATTCATCAGGCGCGTGAAGTCCGGAGCCCTGGCGACGTGATCGAACGGATGGTGGACGCTCGCATGCAGCGACAGGGCATCTTCAAGAGGGAGCCGCCGTTGCACCTGTGGGCGGTTCTCGATGAGGCGGTGTTGCGACGGACGGTCGGTAGTCCGGCGGTGATGGAGGAGCAATTGCGGCACCTGCACGACGTGACGCAGAGCCCGACCGTCGACATCCAGATCCTGCCGTTCAGCGCCGGCGCGCATGCCGCAGGGGCCGGACACTTCGTGATCCTCGGCAGGGACGACGAACGGAACCCCCTCAACTCCATGGCCGTGGTCTACATCGAGATGCGGCGGCGCGGCCTGTATCTCGATGACGGTGACGACGTCGGCGCTTATAAGTTGACCTTCGACTACCTTCGTTCGCAGGCCGCTGATACGTCAGCGTCACTGAGGCTGCTGGCCAAGGCACGACAGGAGCTGTCCCATGACTGA
- a CDS encoding acyl-CoA desaturase, with amino-acid sequence MTSRSDVIEDDRKPADYELPSATLGGDNKRSIEQITLLLFITVPFLALLAAVPLAWGWGASWLDLGLMVAMYFISCHGITIGFHRYFTHGSFKAKRPLRISLAIMGSLAVEGPLVRWVADHRKHHKFSDAEGDPHSPWRFGETVPALMKGLWWAHIGWMFDEEQTPQHKYAPDLIKDPAIRRISRQFMLWTVVSLAIPPLVGGLVTMSWWGAFTAFFWGSLVRVALLHHVTWSINSICHAVGKRPFKSRDRSGNVWWLAVLSCGESWHNLHHADPTSARHGVMRGQVDSSARLIRWFEQLGWAYDVRWPTAARIDARRKGQPVNAA; translated from the coding sequence ATGACCTCACGCTCCGACGTGATCGAAGACGACCGGAAGCCGGCCGACTACGAGCTCCCCTCCGCCACACTGGGCGGGGACAACAAGCGGTCGATCGAGCAGATCACGCTGCTGCTGTTCATCACGGTGCCGTTCCTCGCGCTGCTCGCGGCCGTGCCGCTGGCCTGGGGCTGGGGGGCGAGCTGGCTGGACCTGGGCCTGATGGTGGCCATGTACTTCATCAGCTGCCACGGCATCACGATCGGCTTCCACCGCTATTTCACGCATGGTTCCTTCAAGGCGAAGCGCCCGCTGCGGATCTCCCTCGCGATCATGGGGTCCCTTGCCGTCGAGGGTCCCCTGGTGCGCTGGGTGGCGGATCATCGCAAGCACCACAAGTTCTCCGACGCGGAGGGGGACCCGCACTCGCCGTGGCGGTTCGGTGAGACGGTTCCGGCCCTGATGAAGGGCCTGTGGTGGGCCCATATCGGCTGGATGTTCGACGAGGAGCAGACTCCTCAGCACAAGTACGCCCCGGATCTGATCAAGGACCCGGCGATCCGCCGGATCTCCCGCCAGTTCATGCTCTGGACGGTCGTCTCGCTGGCGATCCCGCCGCTGGTCGGCGGTCTGGTCACGATGTCCTGGTGGGGCGCCTTCACCGCCTTCTTCTGGGGCTCCCTGGTCCGCGTGGCCCTTCTCCACCACGTCACCTGGTCCATCAACTCCATCTGCCACGCCGTGGGCAAGCGCCCCTTCAAGTCCCGGGACCGTTCCGGCAACGTCTGGTGGCTGGCCGTCCTGTCCTGCGGCGAGTCCTGGCACAACCTGCACCACGCCGACCCGACGTCCGCCCGGCACGGCGTGATGCGCGGCCAGGTCGATTCCAGCGCGCGGCTGATCCGCTGGTTCGAGCAGCTCGGCTGGGCGTACGACGTGCGCTGGCCGACTGCGGCCCGTATCGATGCCCGGCGCAAGGGCCAGCCCGTGAACGCGGCATGA
- a CDS encoding helix-turn-helix transcriptional regulator yields MGVRLMVVDDHRLLAEALASALKLRGHRVLAAAAPVAGAAELVVSRAPEVCLLGTAAPAEPGTFDPVVRIKRERPQVAVVVLGPVPSPRGIAAAFAAGASGYVRHDERIEGVERAMIKARAGEAAVAPQLLHGAFAELLNPAVEPDDEGQRLLHMLTPREVEVLVRVADGEDTRLIAAGMGIAPSTARTHVQRVLMKLGVGSRLEAAALAARTGLLDRASGS; encoded by the coding sequence ATGGGCGTGCGGCTCATGGTGGTCGACGACCACCGATTGCTCGCCGAGGCGCTCGCCTCGGCACTGAAACTGCGTGGGCACCGGGTACTCGCCGCGGCGGCCCCGGTGGCCGGGGCGGCGGAGCTGGTGGTCAGCAGGGCTCCTGAGGTGTGCCTGCTGGGGACCGCGGCGCCGGCCGAGCCCGGCACCTTCGACCCGGTCGTCCGCATCAAGCGGGAGCGCCCCCAGGTGGCGGTGGTCGTCCTCGGCCCCGTTCCCAGCCCGCGCGGGATAGCGGCGGCCTTCGCCGCCGGGGCGTCCGGGTACGTACGCCACGACGAGCGCATCGAGGGCGTCGAACGCGCCATGATCAAGGCCCGCGCGGGCGAGGCGGCGGTGGCGCCGCAGTTGCTCCACGGCGCGTTCGCGGAACTGCTGAACCCGGCGGTCGAGCCGGACGACGAGGGCCAGCGGCTGCTCCACATGCTCACCCCGCGCGAGGTCGAGGTACTGGTCCGGGTCGCGGACGGGGAGGACACTCGTCTCATCGCGGCCGGGATGGGGATAGCCCCGAGCACGGCCCGTACACATGTGCAGAGGGTTCTGATGAAGCTGGGCGTGGGCTCCCGCCTGGAGGCGGCGGCCCTGGCGGCCCGCACGGGCCTGCTGGACCGCGCATCGGGCAGCTGA
- a CDS encoding ISAs1 family transposase, translated as MPARTSSPIPSALEQLGSPTDPLTSSDVADLRRFLILVADPRDARGLRYPALALLCAAVSAVLTGARSLIAISEWITDAPQHVLGVLGFAADPLTGLRPVPHAATVRRLLQRVDGDALDAAISAYLQARTPPPVEPEAEQGPVRRVIAVDGKVVRGSRTATAAAIQLLAAMDHHGVVLAQRQVASKSNEIPSFAPLLDGLGLENTVVTADALHTQHDHGAYLTSRGAHYVAVVKKNHPGLYAQVRKLPWRDIPLGHRTRDHAHHRDEIRRLKVAGFSHLDYPGARQAIQVVRWRRDLSTGKLTIERVYLITSLSVFDATCTEFATWIRGHWGIENLLHHVRDRTFREDDSKVRTGTLPRAMASLRNLAISVFRQDGQTNIAAALRHTGRDYHRPLRALGLA; from the coding sequence GTGCCTGCCCGAACATCATCGCCCATCCCTTCCGCACTGGAGCAACTGGGCTCCCCGACTGATCCCCTCACCTCAAGCGATGTCGCTGACCTGCGGCGTTTCCTGATCCTGGTCGCCGATCCCCGCGATGCACGAGGACTGCGGTATCCGGCCCTCGCGTTGCTGTGCGCGGCCGTCTCGGCGGTGCTGACAGGGGCTCGCTCGCTCATCGCTATCAGCGAGTGGATCACGGATGCCCCGCAGCATGTGCTGGGCGTCCTCGGCTTCGCTGCCGATCCACTTACTGGTCTGCGGCCGGTGCCGCACGCCGCAACCGTGCGCCGCCTGCTGCAGCGTGTGGACGGTGACGCGCTGGACGCGGCGATCAGCGCGTATCTGCAGGCCAGAACGCCGCCCCCGGTGGAGCCGGAGGCGGAGCAAGGGCCGGTGCGACGGGTGATCGCGGTCGACGGCAAGGTGGTCCGCGGATCGCGAACCGCAACGGCCGCGGCGATCCAGCTGCTGGCGGCGATGGACCACCACGGCGTGGTCCTGGCCCAGCGGCAGGTCGCTTCCAAGAGCAACGAGATCCCCTCCTTCGCGCCGTTGCTGGACGGTCTCGGGCTGGAGAACACGGTGGTGACCGCCGACGCCCTGCACACCCAGCACGACCACGGGGCCTATCTGACCAGTCGCGGCGCGCACTACGTGGCCGTCGTGAAGAAGAACCATCCGGGCCTGTACGCCCAGGTCAGGAAGCTGCCCTGGCGTGACATCCCACTCGGGCACCGCACTCGCGACCACGCCCACCACCGCGACGAGATCCGCCGGCTCAAGGTCGCCGGGTTCAGCCACCTCGACTACCCCGGCGCCCGCCAGGCAATCCAAGTCGTACGGTGGCGGCGCGACTTGAGCACCGGGAAGCTGACCATCGAGCGCGTCTACCTGATCACCAGCCTGAGCGTTTTCGACGCCACCTGCACCGAGTTCGCCACCTGGATCAGAGGCCACTGGGGTATCGAGAACCTCCTGCACCACGTGCGGGACCGCACGTTCCGCGAGGACGACTCCAAGGTCCGCACCGGCACCCTGCCCCGCGCCATGGCCTCCTTGCGCAACCTCGCCATCAGCGTCTTCCGCCAGGACGGCCAGACCAACATCGCCGCCGCCCTCCGCCACACCGGCCGCGACTACCACCGGCCCCTACGAGCCCTCGGTCTCGCGTGA
- a CDS encoding MarR family transcriptional regulator → MEDEVDRLVAAWRRERPDLDVEPLEVLSRVSRLARHLDRARRLAFSEHSLEPWEFDVLTSLRRAGAPYQLSPGQLLTQTLVTSGTMTNRIDRLAKKGLVERLPDPSDRRGVLVRLTPEGRDRADQALSGLLDQERAILAELSRAQRGELAGLLRRLTAPFDNIPG, encoded by the coding sequence ATGGAGGACGAGGTCGACCGACTGGTAGCGGCATGGCGCCGGGAGCGCCCCGACCTCGACGTGGAACCGCTCGAGGTACTCAGCCGCGTCAGCAGACTGGCACGCCATCTCGACCGGGCCCGCAGGCTCGCGTTCTCCGAGCACAGTCTCGAACCCTGGGAGTTCGACGTGCTCACCTCGCTGCGCCGCGCGGGCGCGCCCTACCAGCTCTCTCCCGGCCAGTTGCTGACCCAGACGCTGGTCACCTCGGGCACGATGACCAACCGTATCGACCGGCTCGCCAAGAAGGGCCTGGTCGAGCGGCTGCCCGACCCCAGCGACCGGCGCGGGGTACTGGTCCGCCTCACCCCCGAGGGCCGCGACCGCGCCGACCAGGCGCTCTCCGGGCTGCTCGACCAGGAGCGGGCGATCCTCGCGGAACTGTCCCGGGCCCAGCGCGGTGAACTCGCCGGGCTGCTACGCCGGCTGACCGCCCCGTTCGACAACATCCCCGGCTAG
- a CDS encoding trans-aconitate 2-methyltransferase: MHSAPTWDPQQYLRHSELRTRPFLDLLQRIPALPSRDRPARVADLGCGPGHVTALLADRWPDARITGFDISRDMLEQAERHHAGPTPGGGRLDFRYADIAHWTPDEPYDLIVSNAALQWVPGHPESFAAWLDGLTPGGILAFQVPGNFTSPSHALLGELCATPRWRDRLAGHGRRFVHILEPADYLDRLADLGCESDVWETTYLQLLPGEDPVLDWTKGTALRPVLTALADDPEATEEFLGQYRDLLRKAYPPAPHGTVFPFRRVFVVARKAAF, translated from the coding sequence ATGCATTCCGCACCTACCTGGGATCCACAGCAGTACCTGCGCCACTCGGAACTCCGCACCCGCCCGTTCCTGGACCTTCTTCAGCGGATTCCCGCCCTGCCCAGCCGCGACCGCCCCGCCCGCGTGGCCGACCTCGGCTGCGGCCCCGGCCATGTCACCGCCCTGCTCGCCGACCGCTGGCCGGATGCCCGCATCACCGGCTTCGACATATCGCGCGACATGCTGGAGCAGGCCGAGCGCCACCACGCCGGCCCCACCCCCGGCGGCGGACGGCTCGACTTCCGGTACGCGGACATCGCCCACTGGACCCCCGACGAGCCCTACGACCTGATCGTCTCCAACGCCGCCCTGCAGTGGGTGCCCGGCCACCCCGAGTCCTTCGCCGCCTGGCTCGACGGCCTCACCCCGGGCGGCATCCTCGCCTTCCAGGTCCCCGGGAACTTCACCTCCCCCAGCCACGCCCTGCTCGGCGAACTCTGCGCCACCCCGCGGTGGCGCGACCGGCTGGCCGGCCACGGCCGCCGCTTCGTCCACATCCTCGAACCCGCCGACTATCTCGACCGCCTCGCCGACCTCGGATGCGAATCCGACGTCTGGGAGACCACCTACCTCCAGTTGCTGCCCGGCGAGGACCCGGTCCTCGACTGGACCAAGGGAACCGCCCTGCGCCCCGTCCTCACCGCCCTCGCCGACGACCCGGAAGCCACCGAGGAATTCCTCGGCCAGTACCGCGACCTGCTCCGCAAGGCATACCCCCCGGCCCCCCACGGCACGGTCTTCCCGTTCCGCCGGGTCTTCGTCGTCGCCAGGAAGGCCGCGTTCTGA
- a CDS encoding TetR/AcrR family transcriptional regulator yields the protein MIENVAIDGSSSNGNRTRRTRRTRMTGKERREQLLDVGRTLFAEKGFEGTSVEEIAAKAGVSKPVVYEHFGGKEGLYAVVVDREMRSLLDMVTGALTAGHPRELLEQAAFALLDYIERYTDGFRILVRDSPVAQSTGTFASLISDIATQVEDILGLEFKARGFDPKLAPLYAQALVGMVALTGQWWLDVRKPQKAEVAAHLVNLAWHGLDGLEPKPRLVGHRKD from the coding sequence ATGATTGAGAACGTGGCGATCGACGGCAGTAGCAGCAACGGCAACAGGACCCGGCGCACCCGGCGCACCCGCATGACCGGCAAGGAGCGCCGGGAGCAGCTGCTCGATGTCGGCCGTACCCTCTTCGCCGAGAAGGGCTTCGAGGGCACGTCGGTGGAGGAGATCGCCGCGAAGGCGGGCGTCTCCAAGCCGGTGGTGTACGAGCACTTCGGCGGCAAGGAGGGCCTGTACGCCGTCGTGGTCGACCGGGAGATGCGCTCCCTGCTGGACATGGTCACCGGCGCTCTGACGGCCGGGCATCCGCGGGAGCTGCTCGAGCAGGCCGCGTTCGCCCTGCTCGACTACATCGAGCGGTACACGGACGGCTTCCGCATCCTGGTCCGTGACTCGCCGGTGGCCCAGTCCACCGGCACGTTCGCCTCGCTGATCAGCGATATCGCCACACAGGTGGAGGACATCCTGGGCCTGGAGTTCAAGGCCCGCGGCTTCGACCCCAAGCTGGCCCCGCTCTATGCCCAGGCCCTGGTCGGCATGGTCGCGCTGACCGGCCAGTGGTGGCTGGACGTCCGCAAGCCCCAGAAGGCGGAGGTCGCGGCCCATCTGGTCAACCTGGCCTGGCACGGCCTGGACGGCCTGGAGCCGAAGCCCCGGCTGGTCGGCCACCGCAAGGACTGA